The following coding sequences are from one Mesorhizobium onobrychidis window:
- the uvrB gene encoding excinuclease ABC subunit UvrB, with protein MAKLSDKKTPPPARDDGASLPKRRSPLTDFLDASEPLHKGGFAEAPQAEFSGTPLTGSIADWAEQIEQEAEKEGSQVVSDKNGGKNGGRSPKTAKKIPERSSSPGRTARGTSMGGAASARERTAAGLNPVAGLDVSLEEAETMASGGVTATVAALSALIESGNPLHKDGVLWTPHRPARPEKSEGGIAIKMVSDFEPAGDQPTAIKDLVEGVNDNDRTQVLLGVTGSGKTFTMAKVIEKTQRPALILAPNKTLAAQLYSEFKKFFPENAVEYFVSYYDYYQPEAYVPRTDTFIEKESSINEQIDRMRHSATRSLLERDDVIIVASVSCIYGIGSVETYTAMTFQMQIGDRLDQRALLADLVAQQYKRQDINFVRGSFRVRGDTIEIFPAHLEDRAWRISLFGDEIEAITEFDPLTGQKTGELKSVKIYANSHYVTPRPTLNQAIKSIKEELKHRLQELEKAGRLLEAQRLEQRCRFDLEMLEATGSCAGIENYSRYLTGRQPGDPPPTLFEYIPDNALVFIDESHVTVPQIGGMYRGDFRRKATLAEYGFRLPSCMDNRPLRFEEWDAMRPLSVAVSATPGGWEMEQSGGVFAEQVIRPTGLIDPPVEVRPAKTQVDDVVGEIRDTTKAGYRTLVTVLTKRMAEDLTEYLHEQGIRVRYMHSDIDTLERIEILRDLRLGAFDVLVGINLLREGLDIPECGFVAILDADKEGFLRSETSLIQTIGRAARNVDGKVILYADQVTGSMERAMAETNRRREKQMEWNAANGITPESVKSRISDILDSVYEKDHVRADISQFTDSAGAMMGNNLKAHLDAMDKQMRDAAANLDFEKAARIRDEIKRLREMELSISDDPLAKYADMESPVSGREKGKHNKGRAIHRTVDDDGKSLFRKPALDEMGADGAVPVKKPLFAKPSLDAMGPGTDMPTPAGAVSRSLFRKQSAEEAHGSDFGIPGDSTKPLFKKNSLDEMTVRRTEKPVEGKVPAKPQPISPPVGEMSGRTEGGAKERNDSGKPIIRQRAGIGSYEDPADTRREKRRPGKTGRPGR; from the coding sequence ATGGCCAAACTTTCTGATAAAAAAACGCCGCCGCCGGCGCGTGATGATGGCGCTTCGCTGCCCAAGCGGCGCAGCCCGCTGACCGACTTCCTCGACGCGTCCGAGCCGCTGCACAAGGGCGGTTTTGCCGAGGCGCCGCAGGCTGAATTCTCAGGCACGCCGCTGACCGGCTCGATCGCCGATTGGGCCGAGCAGATCGAGCAGGAGGCCGAGAAGGAAGGGAGCCAAGTCGTTTCCGACAAGAATGGCGGCAAGAACGGCGGCAGATCGCCGAAGACTGCCAAAAAAATCCCCGAACGCTCCTCTTCCCCCGGCCGCACGGCGCGAGGCACCTCGATGGGCGGCGCGGCGTCTGCCAGGGAGCGAACCGCGGCCGGCCTCAATCCTGTCGCCGGCCTCGATGTTTCGCTGGAGGAAGCCGAGACCATGGCCTCCGGCGGCGTCACCGCCACCGTTGCGGCGCTGTCGGCGCTGATCGAATCCGGCAACCCGCTGCACAAGGACGGCGTGCTGTGGACGCCGCACCGCCCTGCCCGGCCCGAAAAATCCGAAGGCGGCATCGCCATCAAGATGGTGTCGGATTTCGAGCCGGCCGGCGACCAGCCGACGGCGATCAAGGACCTTGTCGAGGGCGTCAACGACAACGACCGCACCCAGGTGCTGCTCGGCGTCACCGGCTCGGGAAAAACTTTCACCATGGCCAAGGTGATCGAGAAGACGCAGCGTCCTGCCCTGATCCTCGCCCCCAACAAGACGCTGGCTGCGCAGCTCTATTCCGAGTTCAAGAAATTCTTCCCGGAAAACGCCGTCGAGTATTTCGTCTCCTACTACGACTACTATCAACCGGAAGCCTATGTGCCCCGGACGGATACCTTCATCGAGAAGGAATCCTCGATCAACGAGCAGATCGACCGCATGCGCCATTCGGCGACGCGCTCGCTGCTGGAGCGCGACGACGTCATCATCGTCGCCTCGGTGTCCTGCATCTACGGTATCGGCTCGGTCGAAACCTACACGGCGATGACCTTCCAGATGCAGATCGGCGACCGGCTCGACCAGCGCGCGCTGCTCGCCGATCTCGTCGCCCAACAGTACAAGCGCCAGGACATCAACTTCGTGCGCGGCTCGTTCCGCGTGCGCGGCGACACGATCGAGATCTTTCCGGCTCACCTTGAGGACCGTGCCTGGCGCATTTCGCTGTTCGGCGACGAGATCGAGGCGATCACCGAGTTCGACCCGCTGACCGGCCAGAAGACCGGCGAGCTGAAAAGCGTCAAGATCTACGCCAATTCGCACTATGTGACGCCGCGCCCGACCTTGAATCAAGCCATCAAGTCGATCAAGGAAGAACTAAAGCACCGCCTGCAAGAGCTTGAAAAGGCTGGCCGTCTTCTGGAGGCCCAGCGGCTGGAACAGCGCTGCCGCTTCGACCTGGAGATGCTGGAAGCGACCGGCTCCTGCGCCGGCATCGAGAATTATTCGCGCTATCTCACCGGCCGCCAGCCCGGCGATCCGCCGCCGACGCTGTTCGAGTACATCCCCGACAATGCGCTGGTCTTCATCGACGAAAGCCACGTCACCGTGCCGCAGATCGGCGGCATGTATCGCGGCGACTTTCGCCGCAAGGCAACGCTGGCGGAGTATGGCTTCCGCCTGCCGTCCTGCATGGACAACCGGCCGTTGCGCTTCGAGGAATGGGACGCCATGCGCCCGCTTTCCGTCGCGGTTTCGGCGACGCCCGGCGGTTGGGAAATGGAGCAGTCCGGCGGCGTCTTCGCCGAGCAGGTCATCCGCCCGACCGGCCTGATCGATCCGCCGGTCGAGGTCCGCCCGGCCAAGACCCAGGTCGATGATGTCGTCGGCGAAATCCGCGACACGACAAAGGCCGGCTACCGCACGCTGGTCACCGTGCTGACCAAGCGGATGGCCGAGGACCTGACCGAGTACCTGCACGAGCAAGGCATCCGCGTCCGCTACATGCACTCCGACATCGACACGCTGGAGCGCATCGAGATCCTGCGCGACCTGCGCCTCGGCGCCTTCGACGTGCTGGTCGGCATCAACCTTTTGCGCGAAGGTCTCGACATTCCCGAATGCGGCTTCGTTGCCATTCTCGATGCCGATAAGGAGGGCTTCCTGCGCTCCGAAACTTCGCTGATCCAGACCATCGGCCGCGCCGCGCGTAACGTCGACGGCAAGGTCATCCTCTACGCCGACCAGGTCACCGGTTCGATGGAACGCGCGATGGCCGAGACCAACCGCCGTCGCGAAAAGCAGATGGAGTGGAACGCCGCCAACGGCATCACCCCGGAATCGGTCAAGTCGCGCATCTCCGACATCCTGGACTCGGTTTACGAGAAGGATCATGTCCGCGCCGACATCTCGCAGTTCACCGACAGCGCCGGCGCGATGATGGGCAACAATCTGAAAGCCCATCTCGACGCGATGGACAAGCAGATGCGCGACGCCGCCGCCAATCTCGACTTCGAGAAGGCGGCCCGCATCCGCGACGAGATCAAGCGGCTGCGCGAGATGGAACTGTCCATCTCTGACGATCCGCTGGCCAAATATGCCGATATGGAAAGCCCGGTTTCGGGCCGCGAAAAGGGCAAGCACAACAAGGGCCGCGCCATCCACCGCACGGTCGACGATGACGGCAAGAGCCTGTTCCGCAAGCCCGCGCTCGACGAGATGGGCGCCGACGGCGCCGTGCCGGTCAAGAAGCCGCTCTTTGCCAAACCCTCGCTCGACGCGATGGGTCCGGGCACCGACATGCCGACGCCGGCCGGTGCGGTATCCCGCTCGCTGTTCAGGAAACAGTCGGCCGAAGAGGCACACGGTTCCGATTTCGGCATTCCAGGCGACTCGACCAAGCCGCTGTTCAAGAAGAACTCGCTCGACGAGATGACGGTGCGACGGACCGAAAAGCCGGTCGAGGGAAAAGTGCCGGCCAAGCCGCAGCCGATCTCCCCACCTGTGGGGGAGATGTCCGGCAGGACAGAGGGGGGCGCGAAGGAACGCAACGATTCCGGTAAGCCAATTATCCGGCAGCGCGCCGGCATCGGTTCTTACGAAGACCCCGCCGACACCCGACGTGAGAAGCGCCGCCCCGGCAAGACTGGGCGGCCTGGACGGTAG
- a CDS encoding CapA family protein translates to MSNYPLSYKLSWLPRFLKPTLGGDARGFAPAAGTMIEPPPERTVRLAFVGDISAVANRSAPQCDPAIATLLGSADLVVGNCESPVVERPSAAMGTKLGTRHAMTERFLAETLAAVGISREKLVLSLANNHVLDQGVEGFDETVAALNRLGIRSIGTAADGPVQRLAVGPLTIGFAAFTLWRNAGAAAFAGRVSMQGDLARWPRGGAVDLTCAVPHWDWEFRHFPQAETRALARHLAAQGVGLIAGHHAHVVQPVERIGKALVAYGLGDFLGTAFARQPWPGRIGGILTADISADAGTRGAIAAYRLHAFMRLRAGDHERLVPIETLEGALRQKVTARFVAVFDNRN, encoded by the coding sequence GTGTCGAACTATCCGCTTTCCTACAAATTGTCTTGGCTGCCGCGTTTCCTGAAGCCGACGCTTGGCGGCGACGCCCGTGGTTTTGCACCGGCGGCAGGAACGATGATTGAGCCGCCGCCGGAGCGGACGGTGCGGCTCGCCTTTGTCGGCGATATCTCGGCGGTGGCCAATCGCAGTGCGCCGCAATGCGACCCGGCGATCGCCACGTTGCTCGGCTCCGCCGATCTGGTGGTCGGCAATTGCGAAAGCCCGGTGGTGGAGCGACCGAGCGCGGCGATGGGCACGAAGCTTGGCACCCGTCATGCCATGACCGAGCGGTTTCTTGCCGAGACGCTGGCGGCCGTCGGCATCTCGCGCGAGAAACTGGTGCTATCGCTCGCCAACAATCATGTGCTCGATCAAGGCGTCGAGGGTTTCGACGAGACCGTGGCGGCGCTGAACCGTCTCGGCATCCGCAGCATCGGTACCGCCGCCGACGGTCCGGTCCAGCGCCTTGCTGTCGGGCCGCTGACAATAGGCTTTGCCGCTTTCACGCTGTGGCGCAATGCCGGCGCGGCTGCCTTCGCGGGCCGTGTGTCGATGCAAGGCGACCTGGCACGATGGCCGCGCGGCGGCGCCGTCGACCTCACCTGTGCCGTGCCACATTGGGATTGGGAATTCCGGCATTTTCCACAGGCTGAAACGCGGGCACTGGCACGGCATTTGGCCGCGCAAGGCGTCGGGCTGATCGCCGGCCACCATGCCCATGTCGTGCAGCCGGTGGAGCGGATCGGCAAGGCGCTCGTCGCCTATGGGCTCGGCGATTTTCTTGGCACCGCCTTTGCGCGCCAGCCGTGGCCCGGCCGCATCGGGGGCATCCTGACCGCCGATATCAGCGCCGACGCCGGCACGCGTGGCGCTATCGCCGCCTACCGGCTGCATGCCTTCATGCGGCTGCGCGCCGGCGACCATGAGCGGCTGGTTCCCATTGAGACGCTGGAGGGCGCATTAAGGCAAAAGGTTACGGCCCGTTTCGTTGCGGTTTTTGATAACCGGAATTGA